A DNA window from Trichomycterus rosablanca isolate fTriRos1 chromosome 9, fTriRos1.hap1, whole genome shotgun sequence contains the following coding sequences:
- the fosab gene encoding v-fos FBJ murine osteosarcoma viral oncogene homolog Ab, producing MFSTLGTDLTYNNMASSLSAAQDFTDLTVSGSSFVPTVTAINSSPNLQWMVQSVVSSVASSEARVHPYDAVSDSTFSRAKMVKTCSIKSQSTSRRGRIEQLPPAEEEKKRLRRERNKMAAAKCRNRRREITDTLQAETDQLEDEKSTLQNDIANLMKEKERLEFILAAHHPICKIPSQMSSAFPESCVSPASSESSTVTSAASTLMEMPAMATLTTATTTTPSTVKISDLDPSLEVSLDLLTKAEMDTARSVPDIDLSSSLYAAQDWEPLYTPAQLDMEPLCTPVVTCTPTCTSYTPSLVFSYPDSDAFSSCGQLHRHNSNEHSSDSLSSPTLLTL from the exons ATGTTTTCCACTCTGGGTACCGATCTGACTTACAACAACATGGCTTCTTCTCTTAGTGCAGCTCAG GACTTCACTGACTTGACAGTGTCAGGATCTTCTTTTGtgcccactgtcactgctatcAACTCATCCCCAAATTTGCAGTGGATGGTCCAGTCTGTGGTGTCTTCCGTTGCTTCATCTGAGGCCAGGGTTCATCCCTACGATGCAGTCTCTGACTCCACCTTCTCTAGAGCAAAAATGGTTAAGACTTGCTCGATCAAGTCTCAGAGCACCAGCCGCAGGGGCAGAATCGAACAG CTGCCTCCAGCGGAGGAAGAGAAGAAGCGTCTACGTCGCGAACGTAACAAAATGGCAGCCGCCAAATGCCGCAACCGAAGACGCGAGATCACAGACACTCTGCAAGCT GAAACAGACCAGCTTGAGGATGAAAAGTCAACCCTCCAGAATGACATTGCAAACCTTATGAAGGAGAAGGAGCGTCTCGAGTTCATCCTGGCTGCCCATCATCCTATCTGCAAGATTCCATCCCAGATGAGCTCTGCATTCCCTGAATCCTGTGTCTCTCCAGCATCTTCCGAAAGCAGCACAGTTACCTCAGCAGCTTCCACTCTGATGGAGATGCCAGCCATGGCAACCTTGACCACTGCAACCACAACTACACCCTCCACTGTAAAGATATCAGACCTGGATCCTTCGCTGGAGGTCTCCCTGGACCTGCTGACCAAAGCTGAGATGGACACGGCACGCTCAGTTCCTGATATTGACCTGTCCAGCTCACTCTATGCTGCTCAGGACTGGGAGCCTCTTTACACCCCTGCTCAACTGGACATGGAGCCTCTGTGCACACCGGTGGTCACCTGCACACCCACATGCACATCCTACACACCTTCTCTAGTCTTCTCGTACCCGGACAGTGATGCATTTTCCAGCTGTGGCCAGCTGCACCGCCACAATAGCAACGAGCATTCATCAGATTCGCTCAGCTCTCCCACACTGCTCACTTTATAa
- the tmed10 gene encoding transmembrane emp24 domain-containing protein 10: protein MMARLGVLVLFPLLFHSVFSISFFLPVRNRKCLKEEIHKDVLVTGEYEISEQPNTKVNLKITDSSGHILYTKDDATKGKFAFTTDDYDMFEVCFESKSQMALGRVPDQMINLDMKHGVEAKNYEEIAKVEKLKPLEVELRRLEDLSESIVNDFAYMKKREEEMRDTNESTNTRVLYFSVFSMCCLIGLATWQVFYLRRFFKAKKLIE from the exons ATGATGGCGCGGCTCGGTGTGTTGGTGCTGTTTCCTCTCCTCTTCCACTCCGTCTTCTCCATCTCCTTCTTCTTACCAGTCAGAAACCGAAAATGTTTAAAGGAGGAGATACACAAAGATGTTCTGGTGACCGGAGAGTACGAGATCAGCGAGCAGCCTAACACTAAAGTCAACTTGAAG ATCACTGATTCCTCTGGCCACATCCTGTACACCAAAGATGATGCCACAAAGGGCAAATTTGCCTTCACTACAGACGACTACGACATGTTCGAGGTTTGCTTTGAGAGCAAGTCTCAGATGG CACTTGGACGAGTTCCTGACCAGATGATCAACCTGGACATGAAGCATGGAGTGGAGGCCAAGAACTACGAGGAG ATTGCCAAGGTGGAGAAGCTAAAGCCTCTGGAGGTAGAACTGAGGCGTTTGGAGGATCTGTCTGAGTCGATAGTTAATGACTTTGCCTACATGAAGAAGAGAGAGGAGGAGATGAGGGATACCAACG AGTCGACGAACACCCGTGTGCTGTACTTCAGCGTCTTCTCCATGTGCTGTTTGATCGGACTGGCCACGTGGCAGGTCTTCTACCTGCGCCGCTTCTTCAAGGCCAAGAAGCTCATCGAGTAA